Below is a window of Frigoribacterium sp. SL97 DNA.
ACTCGAAGGTGGCGCCCGTCGGGGTCGGCAGGGAGCGCCAGCGCTCGTCGCCGTCGAACACCCCGGCGTACTCGTGGGTGAACATCCCCGTGTCGATGGACGAGTCGATCGTCTGCTGCACCTCGGCCGCGTCGGGCCAGATGTCGCGGAGGTAGACGTCGGAGCCGTCGTCGGCGGTGCCCAGGGCGTCGTTCTCGAAGTCGAAGTTCATCGACCCGGCGAGGGCGTACGCGATGACGAGCGGCGGGCTGGCGAGGTAGTTCATCTTGACGTCGGGGTTGATGCGACCCTCGAAGTTGCGGTTGCCCGACAGGACGGCCGTGACGGCGAGGTCGTTGTCCTGCACCGCCGTCGAGATCTCGTCGAGCAGCGGGCCCGAGTTGCCGATGCAGGTCGTGCAGCCGTAGCCGACGGTGTAGAAACCGAGGTCCTCGAGATAGGTGGTCAGGCCGGCCTTCTCGTAGTAGTCCGTGACGACCTTCGACCCGGGCGCGAGGGTCGTCTTGACCCACGGCTTGGCCTTGAGCCCCTTCTTGCTGGCGTTGCGGGCGAGCAGGCCCGCGGCGAGCATGACGGAGGGGTTCGACGTGTTCGTGCACGACGTGATGGCAGCGATGGCCACGGCGCCGTGGTCGAGCGTGAACGTCGAGCCGTCGCCGAGTGCCACGGAGGTGGGCTTGGAGACCTTGGCCGGTGCGTGCGACGTGTGCGAGATCGAGTGCGGCTGGGCGTCGTCGTCGTCCTCGGCCGTGAAGCCGATCGGGTCGGAGGCCGGGAACGTGCCCTCTACCGCGGCGTCGACGTGCGAGTGGTCCGTCGTGGCGTAGTTCTCGAGGTCGACCTCGAACTGCGACTTGGCCTCGGTGAGCTCGATGCGGTCCTGCGGACGCTTCGGCCCGGCGATGGACGGGACGACCGTCCCGAGGTCGAGCTCGAGGTACTCGCTGAACACGGGTTCGGTCGAGGGGTCGTGCCACAGGCCCTGCAGCTTGGAGTACTGCTCGACGAGGTCGATCTGCTCCTCGGAGCGCCCGGTCAGACGCAGGTAGTCGAGGGTCACGTCGTCGATCGGGAAGATCGCCGCCGTCGAACCGAACTCGGGGCTCATGTTGCCGATGGTCGCCCGGTTGGCCAGGGGCACCTCGGCGACGCCTTCGCCGTAGAACTCGACGAACTTGCCGACGACGCCGTGCCGGCGCAGCTGCTGCGTGATGGTGAGCACCACGTCGGTCGCCGTCACGCCGGTCGGGATCGAGCCGGAGAGCTTGAAGCCGACGACCTTGGGGATCAACATCGACACGGGCTGACCGAGCATCGCGGCCTCGGCCTCGATGCCCCCGACGCCCCAGCCGAGCACGCCCAGGCCGTTGACCATCGTCGTGTGCGAGTCGGTGCCGACGAGGGTGTCGGGGTACGCCTGCAGCACTCCGCCGACCTCGCGGCTGTAGGTGACCCGCGCCAGGTACTCGATGTTGACCTGGTGGACGATGCCGGTGCCCGGCGGGACGACCTTGAAGTCGTCGAAGGCCGTCTGCCCCCAACGGAGGAACTGGTACCGCTCGCCGTTGCGCTCGTACTCGATCTCGACGTTGCGTTCGAGCGCGTTCTCGGAGCCGAAGAGGTCCGCGATGACGGAGTGGTCGATGACGAGCTCGGCCGGTGCCAGCGGGTTGATCTTGGTCGGGTCTCCGCCGAGCTCGGCGACGGCCTCTCGCATGGTGGCGAGGTCGACGATGCAGGGCACCCCCGTGAAGTCCTGCATGACCACGCGCGCCGGCGTGAACTGGATCTCGGTGTCGGGCTCGGCGGTGGGCTGCCACGAGCCGAGGGCCCGGATCTGGTCACCCGTGACGTTCGCACCGTCCTCGGTGCGGAGCAGGTTCTCGAGCAGGACCTTGAGGCTGAACGGAAGCTTCGAAGAACCCTCGACCGCGTCGATGCGGTAGACCTCGTAGTCGGTGGACCCGACCGTGAGGGTGTTCTTCGAGCCGAAACTGTTGATTGCAGACACGTGCCGTCTCCCTTGCTGACTACGCCCTCATCTTGGCCGGTGCGCGCGACGCCCACCAGCGAGGTCAGCCTAAGTCCGCGGGGTGTCCCCGGGGCCGATCCCAGCGATTTGTCTCGATGTCAAGACAAAACATAGCACCAGGAGGCGCGGGTCAGGCCGAGGGGCCCCGCGCGTCGTCCGCCGCCTCGCGTCCGCGGTAGACCGTCCGCACGAGGAGCCAGGTCACCCAGAGCAACCCCGCGTAGAGCGGCACGCCCATGACGAGCTTGAGCGTCCCGAGAAGAGCGACGTCCCCGGCCAGCCACAGCGGCACCTGGACGGCGAGGCGGGCGGCGAACAGTCCGGCCCACAACCAGGTGGCCAGGACGAGGACGCGTCGTTTCGCCCGGTCCCCCCGCCAGCCCGTGCCGTCGTTCGTGAGGAGTCCGACCACGATGCCGATGAGCGGCCAGCGCACGGCGATGCTGACGAGCATCGCGGCGAGCGACGCGGCGTTGATCAGGAGGCCGGGCACGAAGTTGTTCTCGGCACGGCCGGAGAGCAAGGCGATCCCCGCGGAGAGGGCGATGCCGAAGACGCCCGCGAGGGCCTGGGCGACCGGACCGCGCTGGACCGCGCGCGCGACGACGAACGCCACGGCCAGGACCAGCGGGATGAGGACCGACGGGACGACGTCCTGCGTGATCGTGTAGACGACCACGAAGCCGAGCCCGGGCACGATGGACTCGACGAGCCCCCGCACCCCGCCGATGGCGGTGAGCAGCGCCGACGCCGTCGGGACCTCGCCAGGGGCGACCTGGCCGATGCCGGCCCGTCGGGCGGCGGCCTGCAACTGGGCCGCGAGCGACACCCGGGGGTCGTCGAGCGGCGACGGATCAGCCGGATCGGGCCGGTCGTCGGACGCGGACACGTCGGGTCAGACGACCGAGGGCGTGGTGCCCGGGGCGTCGGTCGGGCCGGCCTTCGGCATCGACAGCGGGATCAGCTCGCGCGGTGGCATCGGGGTCGTCCCGCGGACCACGACGATGCTGCGGAAGAGTTCTTCGATCTTCTCGGCAGCGTCGCCTTCGTGAGCCGCGTCGCCCGCGATCACGCCGCGGAGGAACCAGCGGGGCCCGTCGACGCCGATGAAGCGTGCTCGTCGGGTCGTGCCGGGGTCACCGCCCATCACCGGGATCTCGGCTCGGACCTCGGGACCGAAGGGCCCCTCGACCTCGGCCGTCGTGCCGCCCTGCTTCTCGATCTGCTCGCTGATCTGACCTCGGATCTCGTTCCAGAGTCCGGTCGTGCGCGGCGCCGCGAACGGCTGCACCTGCAGCGTCGACTTGGCGAAGTCGAGACCGACGGCGACGACCCTCTTGCTTCCCTCTTCGACTTCGAGTCGGAGGTGGAGCCCTTCGCGGGGCAGGATCTTGACGCCACCGAGATCGACGTACGGGCGGACGGGGTTGGCCTCGGTCTCGTCCAGCGGGCCCACCTCGGAGCGGTCCGCGGGTGCCGACTTGGAATCGTCGAACACCTCGACCTCGGCGTCGTCGAGGGACTCGATGTCGATCTCGACGTCGGCGACGTCGGCCGACTCGACGTCGATCTCGACTGCGGCCAGTTCTTGCTCGCGGCGTTTGGACTTCCTCACGCGGTGCCTCCTGGGTTGTGTGCGTATCCGGTGGATCCGTGACCGTCGGCCCCTCGGACGCTCTCGGGGAGCGTCGCGACGGGAACGAAGGTCGCGCGGACGACCGGCATGATGACGAGCTGGGCGATCTTGTCACCGACGGCGACGTGGTGCTCGGCCTCGAGGTCGGTGTTGAGCAGCGAGACCTTGATCTCTCCGCGGTACCCCGCGTCGACGGTGCCCGGGGCGTTCACGACGGTGATGCCGTGCTTGGCGGCGAGGCCGCTGCGGGGCATGACGAACGCGGCGAAACCCTCGGGAAGGGCGATGGAGACGCCCGTGCCGACCAGGGCGCGGTGGCCGGGCCTCAGCACGAGGTCCTCGGTCGAGACCAGGTCGGCGCCGGCGTCGCCCGGGTGGGAATACACGGGCACCGACATCGCCTCGGCGGCGATGAGGACGTCGAGGGTCTGGATCACGTGTCGAGGGTAGTGCAGAAGTCTGGTCGAATGGACGTCATGAACCCCTACCGTGAGCGCCTGCTCCCGCCGCTCTCCGTCTTCGTGGCCTGCGCGCTCCTCGTCCCCGCCACCCTCCTGGTCTTCCTGCCGATCAACTCGACGGTCGGCGTGGTGATGGCCGTCGTGTTCTACGCGGCCGCCGTCGTCCTGCTCGTCCTGACCTCGCCCGTGCTGACGATCGACGACGAGGGCTTCACCGCGGGGCGGGCCCGTCTGTTCCCCCACGAGATCGGTGACGCCGAGGGGTTCACCGGCGCCGACGCGACACGAGAAAGAGGGCCCCGGCTCGACGCGCGAGCCTGGACCCTCTTCCGGGGGTGGGTGCGACCGGTGGTCAAGATCTCGTTGACGGACCTCGACGACCCGGCGCCCTACTGGTTGGTGTCGACCCGTCGACCCGACGAGGTCGTGCGACGGTTGGAGGCGCTCAGGCGGCGCACTCCCGGCAGATAGCGCCCAGCTTGGTCTCGTGGTCGAGCTGCGAACGGTGCTTGACCAGGAAGCACTCGACACAGGTGAACTCGTCGACCTGCGGGGGGAGGACGACGACGTCGAGGTCGAGGTCCGAGAGGTCCTGCCCGGCGAGCTCGAACGAGCCCGGGTTGTCGGCGTCGTCGTCGACGACGCCGGTCATCTTGTCGGGGACCCTCTCTTTGAGCCCCTCGATCGACTCCGAGCCGTCGTCGTCGTTCTTGCGAGGTGCGTCGTAGTCGGTGGCCATGCCCATCCAGTTCTTCGGTGATTCGTGTGCCCGATTCGGCGGGTGCAGTTTGCATCACTCGTTGTCGAATAGCAAACCAGTTCCCACGGCCTTTCAGCCGCCTCGGAAGAACTGACGGCACGCCCGTCGTATTCCCGTGAGAACGGCCGCCGACGTGCGACTCTTGGCACCGGATCACGACGGTGAAAGGCGTGGAAAATGCAGGATCTCAGGGTCATCGGCGTCCAGAGCGGAGCTCTGCTCGTCGCCACCGACGCCGGTGGCGAGTACCGCCTTCCCGTCACCCACACCCTCCACTCCCAGCTGAGGGCGGCCAGCCCCGGCGACGCCCCGGTCGAACGGAAGGCACCGCCCCGTGAGATCCAGGCCCTGGTCCGGGCGGGCAAGACCCCTCAGCAGGTGTCCGACCTGACCGGCGCCGACCTCGACTACGTGCACCGGTTCGAAGGGCCGGTCCTCGCCGAGCGCGCCTTCGTGCTCGAAAGCGCCAGGGCCGTCCCGGTGTCCGTCGACGACGACGCGGCGTCCGGTGTTCAGGCGACCACCTTCGGGGCCGTCATCGACGAGCGACTGGACGGTGCCGAGACCTCCCAGCGCGAATGGAGCGCCTACAAGGACGCCGAGCACGGCTGGGTGGTCCACCTGGCCTTCGTCACGCACGAGGTCGAGCGCGACGCGACGTGGCGCTTCGACCCGAAGAAGTCGGTCCTCGCCCCCCTCGGCGGCGACGCCCATCGCCTCTCGCAGCACGGCGAGGACGTCGGTCCACTCGTCCCTCGTCTCCGGGCCGTCTCCCGTGAGCCGCGCCACGACGACACCTCGGGCCGTTTCGACAGCGGCGCCTTCCTGGTCGAGCAGGCCGACGCGGTCGAACTGCCGGCCGAGACCGCGACCGACCGGTTGCGTCCCGGCGTCCGCAGCACCGCCTCCTTCGCCGCCGCCAACCGGGCACCCGACGACGAGAGCGGGCACGACCAGACCGCGGACCTCCTCGAGGCGCTGAGACGCCGACGCGGAGAACGCGAGGCCGCCCGGTTCTCCGACGACGACGGGCGCCCGGACCACCAGGCCACCGGGGCGATCCGCGTGATCGACGTCCCCCTGGACGACTTCGACCTGCCCGAAGGGGCCACCAAACCCACACCCGTGCTGCCCGACCGGTCGACCCGAGGTGACGCCCCGGCGGGCGACGCACCGGTCCAGCCCACGGGCATCCGGGGCAGCCGGGGACGCGCTGGCCGACGCGAGATGCCC
It encodes the following:
- a CDS encoding DUF3710 domain-containing protein; this translates as MDIESLDDAEVEVFDDSKSAPADRSEVGPLDETEANPVRPYVDLGGVKILPREGLHLRLEVEEGSKRVVAVGLDFAKSTLQVQPFAAPRTTGLWNEIRGQISEQIEKQGGTTAEVEGPFGPEVRAEIPVMGGDPGTTRRARFIGVDGPRWFLRGVIAGDAAHEGDAAEKIEELFRSIVVVRGTTPMPPRELIPLSMPKAGPTDAPGTTPSVV
- a CDS encoding DUF3159 domain-containing protein, yielding MSASDDRPDPADPSPLDDPRVSLAAQLQAAARRAGIGQVAPGEVPTASALLTAIGGVRGLVESIVPGLGFVVVYTITQDVVPSVLIPLVLAVAFVVARAVQRGPVAQALAGVFGIALSAGIALLSGRAENNFVPGLLINAASLAAMLVSIAVRWPLIGIVVGLLTNDGTGWRGDRAKRRVLVLATWLWAGLFAARLAVQVPLWLAGDVALLGTLKLVMGVPLYAGLLWVTWLLVRTVYRGREAADDARGPSA
- the dut gene encoding dUTP diphosphatase → MIQTLDVLIAAEAMSVPVYSHPGDAGADLVSTEDLVLRPGHRALVGTGVSIALPEGFAAFVMPRSGLAAKHGITVVNAPGTVDAGYRGEIKVSLLNTDLEAEHHVAVGDKIAQLVIMPVVRATFVPVATLPESVRGADGHGSTGYAHNPGGTA
- a CDS encoding DUF4193 domain-containing protein, which gives rise to MATDYDAPRKNDDDGSESIEGLKERVPDKMTGVVDDDADNPGSFELAGQDLSDLDLDVVVLPPQVDEFTCVECFLVKHRSQLDHETKLGAICRECAA
- the acnA gene encoding aconitate hydratase AcnA is translated as MSAINSFGSKNTLTVGSTDYEVYRIDAVEGSSKLPFSLKVLLENLLRTEDGANVTGDQIRALGSWQPTAEPDTEIQFTPARVVMQDFTGVPCIVDLATMREAVAELGGDPTKINPLAPAELVIDHSVIADLFGSENALERNVEIEYERNGERYQFLRWGQTAFDDFKVVPPGTGIVHQVNIEYLARVTYSREVGGVLQAYPDTLVGTDSHTTMVNGLGVLGWGVGGIEAEAAMLGQPVSMLIPKVVGFKLSGSIPTGVTATDVVLTITQQLRRHGVVGKFVEFYGEGVAEVPLANRATIGNMSPEFGSTAAIFPIDDVTLDYLRLTGRSEEQIDLVEQYSKLQGLWHDPSTEPVFSEYLELDLGTVVPSIAGPKRPQDRIELTEAKSQFEVDLENYATTDHSHVDAAVEGTFPASDPIGFTAEDDDDAQPHSISHTSHAPAKVSKPTSVALGDGSTFTLDHGAVAIAAITSCTNTSNPSVMLAAGLLARNASKKGLKAKPWVKTTLAPGSKVVTDYYEKAGLTTYLEDLGFYTVGYGCTTCIGNSGPLLDEISTAVQDNDLAVTAVLSGNRNFEGRINPDVKMNYLASPPLVIAYALAGSMNFDFENDALGTADDGSDVYLRDIWPDAAEVQQTIDSSIDTGMFTHEYAGVFDGDERWRSLPTPTGATFEWDSESTYVRKPPYFEGMTIETTPVTDIQGARVLAKLGDSVTTDHISPAGSIKVDSPAGHYLDEHGVDRKDFNSYGSRRGNHEVMIRGTFANIRLKNQLLDGVEGGYTRDFTQAEGPQSFIYDASARYQEQGTPLVILGGKEYGSGSSRDWAAKGTSLLGVKAVITESFERIHRSNLIGMGVVPLQFPQGESWESLGLDGTEQIDIVGIEQLNEGTTPKTVHVTATPTTHSPAGKQPVEFDAVVRIDTPGEADYYRNGGILQYVLRSLV
- the sepH gene encoding septation protein SepH, whose amino-acid sequence is MQDLRVIGVQSGALLVATDAGGEYRLPVTHTLHSQLRAASPGDAPVERKAPPREIQALVRAGKTPQQVSDLTGADLDYVHRFEGPVLAERAFVLESARAVPVSVDDDAASGVQATTFGAVIDERLDGAETSQREWSAYKDAEHGWVVHLAFVTHEVERDATWRFDPKKSVLAPLGGDAHRLSQHGEDVGPLVPRLRAVSREPRHDDTSGRFDSGAFLVEQADAVELPAETATDRLRPGVRSTASFAAANRAPDDESGHDQTADLLEALRRRRGEREAARFSDDDGRPDHQATGAIRVIDVPLDDFDLPEGATKPTPVLPDRSTRGDAPAGDAPVQPTGIRGSRGRAGRREMPSAAQSTKKARGRTSMPSWDEIVFGARTDDDPA
- a CDS encoding DUF3093 domain-containing protein, which codes for MDVMNPYRERLLPPLSVFVACALLVPATLLVFLPINSTVGVVMAVVFYAAAVVLLVLTSPVLTIDDEGFTAGRARLFPHEIGDAEGFTGADATRERGPRLDARAWTLFRGWVRPVVKISLTDLDDPAPYWLVSTRRPDEVVRRLEALRRRTPGR